A stretch of Pseudoclavibacter chungangensis DNA encodes these proteins:
- a CDS encoding DUF2130 domain-containing protein: TPNMASNQITCPHCGTVFTVDQANYAEIAQQVRSREFTTELHARLDEAEKLKAAEIAKALANAAQQSQQAVTKKDTEIQKLQGQLKSAGTERDLAVTKAVAATERQLAEARNKLALQSAEQQLRDATLRESHANELALKDELIERYKDVKAKLSVKLLGETLEQHCEVEFNRIRSLAFPNATFGKDNDASAGTKGDYVFRDFDDEGAEYISIMFEMKNRADTSSTRRKNADFFAKLDKDRRDKGCEYAVLVTMLEEDSELYAGITDVSHEYPKMFVVRPQFFLSTIGLIRNAAQETILVKAELEHVKKQHIDITEFESELEAFKSAFGRNYDLASRKFGQAIKDIDLAIEKLQKVKEGLIGSENNLRLANDKATALTVKKLTKGNPTMQAKFAELEAGTTPDSTGPA, translated from the coding sequence ACACGCCGAACATGGCGAGCAACCAGATCACGTGCCCCCATTGCGGAACCGTCTTCACCGTCGATCAGGCCAACTACGCCGAAATCGCGCAGCAGGTGCGCAGTCGAGAGTTCACAACCGAGCTGCACGCCCGCCTCGACGAAGCCGAGAAGCTCAAAGCCGCTGAGATCGCAAAGGCCCTGGCCAACGCCGCCCAACAGTCCCAGCAGGCAGTGACGAAGAAGGACACGGAGATTCAGAAGCTCCAGGGTCAGCTGAAATCGGCCGGCACCGAACGGGATCTTGCGGTCACAAAGGCTGTTGCGGCGACCGAGAGGCAGCTCGCCGAAGCGCGGAACAAACTCGCGCTGCAGTCCGCCGAACAGCAACTCAGGGACGCCACGCTCAGGGAGTCTCACGCAAACGAGCTCGCGCTCAAGGACGAGCTCATCGAGCGCTACAAGGACGTGAAGGCGAAGCTCTCGGTCAAGCTGCTCGGTGAGACCCTTGAACAGCACTGTGAGGTCGAGTTCAACCGCATCCGGTCGCTCGCCTTTCCGAACGCGACGTTCGGCAAGGACAACGACGCGTCGGCCGGGACCAAGGGTGACTACGTCTTCCGCGACTTCGACGACGAGGGTGCCGAGTACATCTCGATCATGTTCGAGATGAAGAACCGAGCCGACACTTCGTCGACCCGCAGGAAGAACGCCGACTTCTTCGCCAAGCTCGACAAGGACCGCCGCGACAAAGGCTGCGAGTACGCGGTGCTCGTGACGATGCTCGAGGAGGACTCCGAGCTCTACGCCGGTATCACTGATGTCTCGCACGAGTACCCGAAGATGTTCGTCGTTCGCCCGCAGTTCTTCCTGTCGACCATCGGGCTGATTCGCAACGCCGCACAGGAAACGATCCTCGTGAAGGCCGAGCTCGAGCACGTGAAGAAACAGCACATCGACATCACCGAGTTCGAGTCCGAGCTGGAGGCCTTCAAGTCGGCCTTCGGCCGCAACTACGACCTCGCCAGTCGCAAGTTCGGCCAGGCCATCAAAGACATTGACCTCGCGATCGAGAAGCTCCAGAAGGTCAAGGAAGGCCTGATCGGCTCCGAGAACAACCTCCGCCTCGCGAACGACAAGGCGACTGCCCTCACCGTCAAGAAGCTGACGAAGGGCAACCCGACCATGCAGGCCAAGTTCGCCGAGCTCGAAGCCGGGACGACGCCGGACTCCACTGGCCCGGCCTGA
- a CDS encoding DMT family transporter — protein sequence MPGRFVVTLSLITLGGVLGLVLFITILHGGKLPEAFTELTGRQALVLVLAGCANGVALVSITVAVRYTTVTTVSMLNALVIVFGVLFGRWFFAEPITATLVIGSACILAGVVIGQIRWRRRDSSTLVRRTDGA from the coding sequence GTGCCCGGACGCTTCGTCGTGACGCTCTCGCTCATCACGCTCGGCGGTGTGCTCGGCCTCGTGCTGTTCATCACGATCCTCCACGGCGGCAAGCTGCCCGAGGCCTTCACCGAGCTGACCGGCCGGCAGGCGCTCGTCCTCGTGCTCGCGGGGTGCGCGAACGGCGTCGCGCTCGTGAGCATCACGGTCGCGGTGCGCTACACCACCGTCACGACGGTCTCGATGCTCAACGCGCTCGTCATCGTGTTCGGTGTGCTGTTCGGCAGGTGGTTCTTCGCCGAACCGATCACCGCGACGCTCGTGATCGGGAGCGCATGCATCCTCGCGGGCGTGGTGATCGGACAGATCCGGTGGCGGCGGCGGGATTCCTCGACCCTCGTGCGTCGCACCGATGGGGCATGA